A DNA window from Fragaria vesca subsp. vesca linkage group LG3, FraVesHawaii_1.0, whole genome shotgun sequence contains the following coding sequences:
- the LOC101306023 gene encoding nitrate excretion transporter 1-like, with protein sequence MAIASSLSPLSSDSGSRRGGWITFPFITGALAGLTLAAGGWASNIIVYLIQEFNVKSIDAAQVSNVINGSSNFFPVIGAIIADSFFGSFPVISVSSFISLLGISLLALTATVGSLKPPPCVIGSDVCQPTTKLQLAILYSGITLATIGLGGTRFTLATIGANQFDKPKNQSTFFNWFFFTFYFALVVSLTVIVYVEDNVGWKWGFGLCAIANLIGLAIFLSGTRFYRFDKPQGSPFIGLARVIVAATRKRNLHISSDESKDFYYGHGGGTDIVAATPSKSFRFLNRAAQKIEGDTKPEGSILKPWRLCTVQQVEDFKTLMRILPLWSSSIFLGTPIAVQSSLTILQALTMDRHLGPHFKIPAGSILVVSLISTALFLAVIDRFLCPLWQRLIGRFPTPFQRIGLGHVLNILGMAVSALVESKRLKITKDHQLQDQPGAVTPMLALWLFPQLVLVGVGEAFHFPGQVALYYQEFPVSLRSTSTAMISLIIGISFYLSTGIIDFVRRITSWLPDNINKGKLENVYWMLVVVGVVNFGYYLVCAILYKYQNVSDADSSDDK encoded by the exons ATGGCTATAGCTAGCTCCCTCTCTCCCCTGTCATCAGATTCGGGTAGCAGGCGCGGTGGTTGGATCACCTTCCCCTTCATCACCG GGGCGTTGGCAGGCTTGACACTCGCAGCCGGAGGATGGGCTTCAAATATTATTGTGTATCTGATTCAAGAATTCAATGTAAAGAGCATTGATGCTGCCCAGGTTTCAAACGTGATCAATGGTTCTTCCAACTTTTTTCCAGTCATCGGAGCTATCATAGCTGACTCTTTCTTTGGCTCATTCCCAGTTATCTCAGTTTCCTCATTCATTTCTTTGCTG GGGATTTCTCTTCTAGCATTAACAGCAACAGTTGGTTCACTAAAGCCTCCACCTTGCGTTATCGGATCAGATGTATGCCAACCCACCACCAAACTTCAACTTGCAATCTTGTACTCAGGTATAACTCTGGCAACGATTGGCTTGGGTGGTACACGCTTTACATTGGCAACAATCGGAGCTAATCAATTTGATAAGCCTAAGAACCAATCAACATTCTTCAACTGGTTCTTCTTCACCTTTTATTTTGCTTTAGTAGTAAGCCTTACAGTCATTGTGTACGTTGAAGACAATGTGGGATGGAAATGGGGTTTTGGCTTATGTGCCATTGCTAACCTAATTGGCTTGGCCATTTTCTTGTCTGGAACCCGATTCTACCGTTTTGATAAGCCGCAAGGCAGTCCATTCATTGGTTTGGCTCGTGTTATTGTTGCTGCTACTCGGAAACGGAATCTACATATCTCATCTGATGAAAGCAAAGATTTTTACTATGGGCATGGTGGAGGGACAGATATAGTGGCTGCAACACCGAGCAAGAGCTTCAG GTTCCTTAACCGAGCAGCGCAGAAAATAGAAGGAGACACAAAACCAGAGGGTTCAATTCTGAAACCATGGAGACTATGCACAGTTCAACAAGTAGAAGATTTCAAGACCCTTATGAGAATTTTGCCGTTGTGGTCAAGTAGCATATTCTTAGGTACCCCAATAGCAGTACAATCCAGCTTGACTATACTGCAGGCTCTCACCATGGACCGTCACCTTGGTCCTCATTTCAAAATACCAGCCGGGTCTATTTTAGTTGTTTCACTGATCTCTACCGCCCTTTTTCTCGCCGTAATTGATAGGTTCTTATGTCCCTTATGGCAGAGGTTGATCGGTCGGTTTCCGACGCCCTTTCAACGTATAGGGTTAGGTCATGTACTAAACATCCTCGGCATGGCTGTTTCAGCATTGGTGGAGTCCAAAAGGCTAAAAATCACCAAAGACCACCAACTCCAGGACCAGCCCGGTGCTGTCACCCCAATGCTGGCCTTGTGGCTTTTCCCTCAGTTGGTTTTGGTAGGAGTTGGAGAGGCATTTCATTTTCCAGGACAAGTTGCATTGTATTATCAAGAATTTCCGGTGTCTCTGCGAAGCACATCGACGGCGATGATTTCGTTGATCATTGGGATATCGTTTTATCTAAGCACCGGTATAATCGATTTTGTTCGGAGGATTACAAGTTGGCTACCAGACAATATAAACAAGGGGAAGCTAGAGAATGTGTATTGGATGTTAGTTGTGGTCGGGGTGGTGAACTTCGGTTATTATTTAGTGTGTGCAATCTTGTACAAGTATCAAAACGTAAGTGATGCGGACAGCTCTGATGATAAGTGA
- the LOC101293083 gene encoding uncharacterized protein LOC101293083, with the protein MDSDLPLIEIAGEDDSLLHSTPHGAVSSTATPSDDDAFFFCSPLHPPRSRPKDVVKVNGDMERGSMNKENSNVNKIEENKFSLQPQQMKRKKKGGYNLRKSLAWDRAFFEEEGVLNSEELSMITGNVNSSGSLSVIHEETSCDSDTAYLQDLEENLFKVNPGSTPKKDRITGGSPLSKHASPARDNTVPGSAGRRKVLSARDSNRSGSKRSGCPRPLASSSYPFDQVSHMPANVNTIMSATKEPKVSKLPVPKPVPCALSKTSKNVTVSASDLKRSQIAHPVNLNNTKTGLNNEKVGSTGKSLTAKSFTSPTRRNVASYVKCSPTKAQCPPVTEANNGLQVIKKQARPSTSQTSYGRDDRSRKIAVPVEETSKQALPSASHASYCRDDRLRKVVVPLPHTGPNLPHTQLQTSKPSGLRMPSPSLSFFHQPKASSLPGPGKSSSQPCKIPNVRQIGSVNPIHQLKPPSLSEMPNPTNAGTVIGNTNVQCSSSVPSAITHATMEKVDLVSQIRLVQPELKLPSNSKGYGITEDHRKLNSIPGYGYQKSTPQAEPNITEELSYMEDVKFQGHDKYLMDQGSSLVFPPKSTEIQGDSLEKDADASAEVQNGSAAEYKIFDALSYSRCEDQANDDSSTLKTMSTDLHVDDAQTLASDRKVDEINDVKQCASSPDNWQLVKIDSGSEKPEHLDLSNPCYIGEQVYQDDWSDLNERVLDDFDVLPEKTQHNNVLLRAELKEPEGNGAGTVESAVSRNLHVTTPVMLDCRSNEAEMVYSPNVENIASISGDDRPVVENHNLDTQFRNDIRLHGQACMELHNMDEDERRDSLTAHDIKATLKSGGSTSQLNLTMQIEAGSAKDTIEHRYFGFKGSDLSVESSCHAPHLQPEDDIISCHQDTSMVQTKFIVDKINVSEEETNASSGEFDDDKLSAEQAKQVVSCSSAEVTLLNWDTGDYGHLFEGSKSVEECHKYDTGNIKDSLKVNLCDASGLQGTPDLSMHEKLEEANQEIDVIKIKEPLPGFPEDQSSVANCRHSVDFNNAHELSASLELEHPNIVAVQVSQELKPISDSNGTWHSNNTSCNEYAETDDLVIDQYDACGSEPKCSNACTEVAPAIRDGRPDLGGEVDYSQLELAVTKSSMVEQSSENVYGYKNSRDTNRLCDQAASVDSDSSSKTTNQEDSVQTLACNSLEGKSRPSLISDQTSSSESILQNNEVTLLSSNSLAEDAETNILKSNRTLDDEVQQELDATKELKKSSGRKQHGLVIKPPPDAVPFSDEWLAAIEAAGEEILTKKGGAVQHSPPNKSPPQLGPYSPVKRKQNQVIGPFDCTKHTNNPPGSQ; encoded by the exons ATGGATTCCGATCTCCCTCTCATCGAAATCGCCGGAGAAGACGACTCCCTCCTCCACTCCACTCCACACGGCGCCGTTTCAAGCACCGCCACCCCCAGCGACGACGACGCCTTTTTCTTCTGCTCGCCCCTCCATCCCCCCAGATCCAGACCCAAAG ATGTTGTGAAAGTGAATGGGGATATGGAAAGGGGTAGTATGAATAAAGAGAACAGTAATGTGAACAAAATTGAAGAAAATAAATTCAGCCTCCAGCCGCAGCAAATGAAGAGGAAGAAGAAGGGAGGATACAATTTGCGCAAAAGCCTCGCTTGGGACCGGGCTTTCTTTGAGGAAGAAG GTGTATTGAATTCCGAAGAATTATCCATGATTACTGGGAATGTAAACTCTAGTGGGTCATTGTCAGTCATCCACGAGGAGACTAGTTGTGATAGTGATACTGCGTATCTTCAGGACCTTGAAGAGAACCTATTCAAGGTGAATCCGGGAAGCACGCCAAAGAAAGATAGGATTACTGGTGGTAGTCCATTGTCAAAGCATGCTTCACCAGCTAGAGATAACACAGTCCCAGGTTCTGCG GGCAGGCGGAAGGTGCTTTCAGCGCGTGATAGCAATAGAAGTGGCTCAAAACGCAGTGGTTGCCCTCGCCCTTTGGCCTCATCTTCATATCCTTTTGACCAAGTTTCCCATAT GCCTGCAAATGTGAATACTATAATGTCAGCAACTAAAGAACCAAAAGTTTCTAAGTTACCTGTTCCAAAACCTGTTCCCTGTGCTCTCTCTAAGACTTCCAAGAACGTGACGGTTAGTGCAAGTGATCTAAAACGGAGTCAGATTGCTCATCCTG TCAATTTGAACAACACCAAAACTGGTCTAAATAATGAAAAAGTTGGTTCTACGGGAAAATCCTTGACTGCTAAAAGTTTTACATCTCCAACCAGAAGAAATGTG GCCAGTTATGTGAAGTGTTCACCAACCAAAGCACAATGTCCACCAGTTACAGAAGCAAACAATGGATTACAGGTTATAAAAAAACAAGCACGTCCTTCTACCAGTCAGACATCATATGGCCGTGATGACAGATCCAGAAAAATTGCAGTTCCTGTGGAGGAAACCTCGAAACAAGCACTTCCTTCTGCCAGTCATGCATCATACTGCCGTGATGACAGGCTTAGAAAAGTTGTAGTTCCTCTTCCTCATACTGGTCCGAACTTGCCACATACTCAACTCCAAACATCAAAACCATCAGGTTTGCGGATGCCATCGCCCTCGCTGAGTTTCTTTCATCAG CCAAAAGCTTCTTCTTTGCCTGGCCCCGGTAAGAGCAGTTCACAACCATGCAAAATTCCCAATGTGAGGCAAATTGGTTCTGTAAATCCAATTCATCAATTGAAGCCACCTTCACTCAGTGAAATGCCAAACCCGACCAATGCTGGGACAGTAATAGGAAATACTAATGTCCAGTGTTCAAGTTCTGTTCCATCTGCTATTACCCATGCGACAATGGAAAAAGTGGATTTAGTCTCGCAAATAAGACTTGTGCAGCCGGAACTGAAGTTACCTTCTAATTCAAAAGGTTATGGTATTACAGAGGATCACAGAAAGTTAAATAGCATACCTGGTTATGGCTACCAAAAATCTACCCCACAAGCAGAACCAAATATTACTGAAGAGCTTTCTTACATGGAAGATGTAAAATTTCAGGGCCATGATAAATATCTGATGGATCAGGGGTCCTCTCTTGTCTTTCCTCCAAAAAGTACAGAAATTCAGGGCGACAGCTTGGAGAAGGATGCAGATGCTAGTGCAGAAGTCCAAAATGGTAGTGCAGCTGAATACAAAATATTTGATGCATTGTCTTACTCCAGATGTGAAGATCAAGCAAACGATGATAGTAGTACATTGAAGACAATGAGTACGGATCTGCATGTGGATGATGCACAAACGCTGGCTTCAGATAGGAAAGTGGATGAAATCAATGATGTCAAGCAGTGCGCTTCATCTCCTGATAATTGGCAATTGGTGAAAATTGATAGTGGAAGTGAGAAACCTGAACACCTAGATCTTTCAAATCCCTGCTACATTGGAGAACAGGTTTACCAGGATGATTGGTCAGACTTAAATGAACGTGTATTGGATGATTTTGATGTTCTTCCTGAAAAAACCCAGCATAACAATGTTCTTCTGCGTGCTGAGTTAAAGGAACCAGAAGGAAATGGTGCTGGCACAGTTGAATCTGCAGTTTCCAGAAACCTGCATGTTACTACACCTGTGATGCTAGATTGCAGGTCTAATGAAGCGGAAATGGTGTACTCCCCAAATGTGGAGAATATTGCATCGATATCTGGAGACGATAGGCCAGTGGTCGAGAACCACAACCTTGATACACAGTTCAGGAATGACATTCGTCTTCATGGGCAAGCTTGTATGGAATTGCACAACATGGATGAAGATGAAAGAAGAGATTCACTGACTGCTCATGATATTAAGGCCACTTTAAAAAGTGGAGGTTCCACATCCCAACTAAACCTGACAATGCAGATTGAGGCTGGTTCTGCAAAAGACACAATTGAGCACAGGTATTTTGGATTCAAAGGTTCTGATTTATCAGTTGAAAGTAGTTGTCATGCCCCTCACTTGCAGCCTGAAGATGACATAATCTCTTGCCACCAAGATACTTCAATGGTGCAAACTAAATTCATAGTTGATAAAATCAATGTTAGTGAAGAGGAAACTAATGCGTCGAGTGGTGAATTTGATGATGACAAACTCAGTGCTGAACAAGCTAAGCAGGTTGTGTCTTGCTCTAGTGCAGAAGTTACATTACTGAACTGGGATACAGGAGATTATGGCCATTTATTTGAAGGTAGCAAATCTGTGGAAGAGTGCCACAAATATGACACTGGGAACATCAAAGATAGTTTGAAAGTAAACTTGTGTGATGCAAGTGGATTGCAAGGTACTCCTGATCTATCAATGCATGAAAAGTTGGAAGAAGCAAATCAAGAAATTGATGTGATTAAGATTAAGGAACCCCTACCTGGATTTCCAGAGGACCAGTCATCAGTTGCAAATTGCAGGCACTCAGTGGACTTTAATAATGCACATGAACTATCTGCAAGTCTAGAGCTCGAACATCCAAATATTGTAGCAGTGCAAGTATCGCAGGAATTGAAGCCCATATCAGATTCAAATGGAACTTGGCATTCAAATAATACTTCCTGTAATGAATATGCGGAAACGGATGATCTTGTTATAGATCAGTATGATGCTTGTGGAAGTGAACCCAAGTGTTCAAATGCTTGTACAGAAGTAGCACCAGCAATACGTGATGGCAGACCTGATTTGGGGGGAGAGGTTGACTACTCACAACTGGAACTTGCAGTGACTAAAAGTTCCATGGTTGAGCAATCATCAGAAAATGTTTACGGTTATAAAAATTCCAGGGATACCAATAGGCTATGCGATCAAGCTGCTTCCGTGGATTCTGACTCATCTTCAAAAACAACCAATCAAGAAGATTCTGTGCAAACTTTGGCATGTAATTCCTTGGAAGGGAAATCAAGGCCATCTCTTATCTCTGATCAGACTTCATCAAGTGAAAGCATTCTGCAGAATAATGAAGTTACTCTATTGAGCAGCAACAGCTTGGCGGAGGATGCTGAAACTAATATCCTGAAAAGTAATCGTACTCTCGATGATGAAGTGCAGCAAGAGTTAGATGCTACAAAAGAGCT TAAGAAGTCTAGCGGAAGGAAGCAACATGGGCTTGTAATAAAACCTCCACCAGATGCTGTTCCATTTTCTGATGAATGGTTAGCTGCAATTGAAGCAGCTGGAGAG GAAATATTAACCAAGAAAGGTGGTGCTGTACAACATTCACCCCCGAACAAGTCTCCACCTCAACTAGGTCCATATTCGCCG GTGAAACGGAAACAAAATCAAGTAATTGGACCGTTTGATTGTACAAAACATACCAACAACCCCCCTGGTTCTCAATAA
- the LOC101293675 gene encoding nitrate excretion transporter 1-like, giving the protein MENGSLSHTDEYHIVSSSDSRRRHGGWITFPFIIGATLGLTLAVGGWLSNLIVFLIQEFNEKSIDAAQIANVVDGSSSFFPVLGAIIADSFFGPFLVISISSCISLLGIVLLILTVTFDSLKPQPCVMGSEICQSTSFWQYTILYTGVTLASLGIGGTRFTLATFGANQFDNPKHQATFFNWFFISIYSTSTLAITVIVYMEDNLGFKWGFGLAVAANVIGMVIFLSGTRYYRHSKPQGSPFAGLTRVVVATTRKWNLQLSSESKDYCYYGEEGETNGVATTPSGSFSFLNRAAQKVEGDVKPDGTIAKPWKLCTVQQVEDFKTLVRIMPLWSTSIFLGTPIGIQGSLTVLQALTMDGHLGPHFQIPAGSVMVVLLLSNIIFLALIDRVLCPMWQKLTGHFPTPLQRIGLGHVLKVLAMAVSALVESKRLKISQDHPGATTVPMLAMWLFPQLALAGIGEAFHFPGQVTLYYQEFPSSLKSTATVMISLVIGISFYLGTGLIKMVQRVTRWLPDNINDGKLENVYWMLVIIGVVNFGYYLVCARLYRYQNVKDTNDSSDG; this is encoded by the exons ATGGAGAATGGCTCCCTCTCCCACACTGATGAATACCATATCGTATCATCATCTGATTCCAGAAGAAGACACGGTGGTTGGATCACTTTTCCCTTCATCATCG GGGCTACATTAGGCTTGACACTTGCGGTGGGAGGATGGCTCTCAAATTTGATAGTATTTCTGATTCAAGAATTCAATGAAAAGAGCATCGATGCTGCTCAGATTGCAAACGTGGTTGACGGTTCTTCTAGCTTTTTCCCAGTCCTTGGAGCTATCATAGCCGACTCTTTCTTCGGTCCTTTCCTGGTCATCTCCATATCTTCCTGCATTTCCTTGCTG GGTATTGTTCTTCTAATATTAACGGTAACATTTGATTCGTTGAAGCCTCAACCTTGTGTTATGGGATCAGAAATATGCCAATCAACCTCATTTTGGCAATACACAATCTTGTATACGGGTGTAACTTTGGCATCACTTGGCATTGGAGGTACACGTTTTACCCTAGCAACATTCGGAGCAAATCAATTCGATAATCCTAAACATCAAGCAACTTTCTTTAACTGGTTCTTCATTAGCATATACTCTACCTCAACGTTGGCTATAACCGTCATCGTGTACATGGAGGACAATTTGGGTTTTAAATGGGGTTTTGGCCTAGCTGTCGCTGCCAACGTTATTGGCATGGTCATTTTCTTATCTGGAACCCGATACTACCGTCATAGTAAGCCTCAGGGGAGTCCATTTGCCGGTCTAACTCGTGTCGTTGTTGCTACTACTCGAAAATGGAATCTCCAGCTCTCATCTGAAAGCAAAGATTATTGTTACTATGGGGAAGAGGGAGAGACAAACGGGGTCGCTACAACACCTAGCGGGAGCTTCAG TTTCCTTAACCGTGCAGCACAGAAAGTTGAAGGAGACGTCAAACCAGATGGGACAATTGCAAAGCCATGGAAACTATGCACAGTTCAACAAGTAGAAGATTTCAAGACCCTTGTAAGAATAATGCCATTATGGTCGACAAGCATATTCTTAGGCACCCCAATAGGAATCCAAGGCAGCTTGACTGTCTTGCAGGCTCTAACCATGGACGGTCACCTAGGCCCTCATTTTCAAATACCAGCTGGGTCTGTTATGGTCGTCCTTCTACTATCCAATATCATCTTTCTCGCCCTCATTGATAGAGTACTATGTCCGATGTGGCAGAAGTTAACCGGCCATTTTCCAACACCCCTCCAACGTATCGGATTAGGGCATGTGCTAAAGGTGTTGGCCATGGCGGTTTCAGCTCTGGTGGAGTCTAAAAGGCTCAAAATTTCCCAAGACCATCCTGGTGCAACTACTGTCCCTATGTTGGCAATGTGGCTCTTCCCACAATTGGCTTTGGCAGGCATTGGAGAGGCATTCCATTTTCCAGGACAAGTCACGTTGTATTACCAAGAATTTCCTTCGTCGCTGAAAAGCACAGCAACAGTGATGATCTCGTTGGTCATTGGGATTTCATTTTATTTAGGAACAGGTTTGATTAAAATGGTTCAGAGGGTTACAAGATGGCTACCAGACAACATAAACGATGGGAAGCTAGAGAATGTGTACTGGATGCTAGTTATAATTGGAGTGGTAAACTTTGGTTATTATTTAGTGTGTGCCAGGTTGTACAGGTATCAAAATGTGAAGGATACAAATGATAGTTCGGATGGTTAG